GGGATGGCCAGTGGAAGGCAGCCGAGTGCCCATGCGCCGACCATTACGGGCAGGAAGTGTGAGGGGGTGGGCCATGAGCCGGCGACGAGGGAACCCACCAGGCCGCCGACGCCCAGAACTCCGAGGACGACTCCGTACACAGCCGGACCGTTGTCATGGGTCGAGCGTATGACCGCGGGCAGGAGAACTTCCAGCGGACCGGTCACGGCCAGGCCCATGGCGGCCGCCAACAGCACGCTGGAGCGAACCCAGCGCGTGCGGGCGACGTAGCCGAACCCGTCGAGCAGGTCCCGCAGCGCAGAGGTGGCCGGAGCTTTGGCGTCGGTCTCGGCTGAGCAAGGGGCAGGAAGCCGCAGGGCGGCGATCAGGGCGAGTCCGAGCGCGCCGGCGATGAGGTACCCGCCCGCGGCGGGCACGCTCGCGCCGATGACGGCACCGACGACGCCGGGGGGCGAGGGTCTGTCCTACCAGCGGCCGGGTGGTCTCTTCGAGCCCGTTGACGGCCATCAGGTCGTCGCTTCCCACGAGGACGGGCACGAGCGCGGTGTAGGCCGGGAAGAAGAAGGCGGTCGAGACGCCGATGACGAACGCGGACACTGCCAGCATCCAGAAAGTGGCCGCGTCGAAGATGGCGGCGGTGGAGGTCGTCGTCGAGGCGGCGAGGTTGACAGTGAGGACGCCGACGATGACGGACTTCTTGGCGACGCGGTCCGCAAGTACCCCGGCGGGCAAGGATCCTGCGAGCAGGCCGATGCCGCTCCACGCCACGACACCCGACAAGGTGGCCGCCGTGGCGCCCAGGTCGAGGGTCTGCATGGCTAAGTAGAGGGCCCAGGCGCCCTGGGCGAAGACGGTGAGCACCATCGCTGCATACAGCGGTCGGTAGCCGGGGACGGACAAGGGGCGAAGGGGGTTCATGGCAGGTCCTTTGGGGCAAGGCTGAGGTGGGGCCAGTCGGTGAGGTCGTCGAGCATCTGCCGGTCGTGCGTGGCGACGATCGTGGCGCAGGAGGTCCGCAGGAGCTCGGTGGTGATGTCGTCGACGAGGCTCGATGACAGATGGTTGGTGGGCTCGTCCAGGAGCAACAGGTCCGGGTCCACCGCCAGGCACATGGCCAGATGGAGGCGGCGTTGTTGCCCTTGCGACAGGTGCCCCACGGGTGTGCGGGTTGCCGCGGGCTCAAGCAGCCCGAGTGAGCCGAGGGAGGGTGCCTGTGATCGGCGGCCCTGCGTGGCCAGGTACGTCTCGTAGACCACGTGTGCGGGGAGGGCGTCGTCCCAGTCAGGGACCTCTTGAGACAACAGGGCGACGCGCGCCCTCGGGTTCACCCGCAGCTGGCCTGTACTCGGGGCCAGTCGCCGACCGAGAAGCCCCAACAGTGTGGACTTCCCGGCACCGTTCGGCCCGGTGACCACCAACCGGTCTCCACCGCTGATGTCCACCGAGACCGGGGTGGCCAACTGGTCAGTCACGGTGAGCATGGAGGCGTTGACGATGTTCTGACCGGTCCGCGCTGACGATGTGGGCCATGCCAACCGCAGCGGTGGTTCTGGCACGTCGATCTGATGACGCTCCAGGTCCACGATGCGGCGGTTGAAAGCCTGTACCACCCCGGCAGCGCGCGTGGCCCGTTGGTGCTTGCCCGTTCCCTTGTCGGGTCGCCAACCGCCTTGCGACAGGCGGGAGCGTGCGTCGGCGGCGGCGCGGGTCAGTTCCTGATGCCGGGCGACCTGGGCGGCATGGTCTTGCTCCCAGGCGGCCCGTTCTCGTTGCCGCCCTTCGATCCAGCCCTCGTAACCGCCCGCGTAGGTGCGCGGAAGGCCATCGCGGGTCGGGTCGAGGTCCAGGAAGCTGGTCGCCACGTCGCGCAGCAGGGCGCGGTCGTGGCTGACTAAGGCCAGGCCACCGGGGTGGTCCTGCAGGCGCTCAGTCAGGAAGGACAGCCCTGCAGCGTCCAGGTGGTTGGTGGGCTCGTCCAGCAGCAACAGGTCAGGGGTCGATCCGAGGGCGACCGCCAGCCGTACCCGGTACCGCTGGCCGACCGACAAGGTCGACAGGACCCGATCGCGGTCGCTACAGGCGTTCAGGCCCGCCAGGGCGATGTCAACACGGCGGTCTGCATCCCAGGCGTCCAGCCGCGTCGCCGCCTCGAGTGCGGCGGAATAGGCGTCGGCCGCGTCATCGCCCGCGGCCAGCGCCGCGGTAGCCACGTCGAGGGCCTGCAGAGCGGCCCTGGATGGGGCGGTCGCCTCGGCAATGAGGTCACCGACCGTGCGATCGCCCTCGGTGGCCATGTCCTGCTTGACCAGGACGAGGGAACCCACCCGGGTCACCACTCCCGAGTCGGGTTTCAAGATCCCCGCCAGTATATGGAGCAAGGTGGTCTTGCCCCGGCCGTTGTCGCCGACGATCGCCAGTCGCGACCCGGTGGAGACGGTGACGTCAGTCCCACTCAGCAGCGGCCTGTCGCCGAGTGTCAGGTGGAGTGATTCAGCGCGGATGTGTGCAGCGGGCCCTTGGGGTGTCCCGATCCAGGCACATGATCGTAAAGGTTCTGTGGTTGGCATTGCGTACTTTCAGCTCGTCATGGAGCCGGGCACCACGAAGCGGCCGCCCGGCAGATGGCCAGGACGGCAGACGAGAGGTCATAAGGGGTCCCGCCGCCGTCAGCGGACGGAACGCAGCTTCATCGAGGCGATGCCTGAGTACATGCTGCCGAGGATACAGAGCCCGGGCGATGCCACGCAAGTCAACTAACGTCCCCGGTCAGTACAACTAGCTCACAAGTGTCCCGCGTGAAGTAGTTGGCAGGATTTCAGGCTTAAGAAAGTTAGGGTCGCGGGGTCGGCCAAGCCGCGGTGGACCTCAGATAGCCGGTTTCAGGCCAGCGCTCGGTGTGAGCGGAAGGTGTTGAACTTGGCCCGGTAGGCATCGTCCTCGAGGATTAGGCGATGAATACTCCCTTAGGCAACGTATAAGACGTCAGACGTCGACTATGCCAGCGGAGTGATCACGCTGTAGCTGGCCGCGGCGCCTTCGTTCTCCACGGCTGCTGATCCAGCCTTCAGTCCCTCTGCGACTGCATCTGGGAACGAGTATCCCTTCGCGAGGGCTGCGCTGAGTACCCCCACCGTGGCATCTCCTGCACCTGTGGTGTCTACAACCCGCGAGGGTTTCGTGGCAGGAAAATGCCCGTTACTGGTGCCGTCGGCCCACACGCCGCCCTTCTCACCCAGTGTAATAAGTACGGCCGTGGGGCCCAGCGCTCGCAGGTGTTCAGCA
The window above is part of the Dermabacter vaginalis genome. Proteins encoded here:
- a CDS encoding MFS transporter; translated protein: MPAAGGYLIAGALGLALIAALRLPAPCSAETDAKAPATSALRDLLDGFGYVARTRWVRSSVLLAAAMGLAVTGPLEVLLPAVIRSTHDNGPAVYGVVLGVLGVGGLVGSLVAGSWPTPSHFLPVMVGAWALGCLPLAIPALTNNPWIISAGLAVYGASIGVGMIIWGTVLQEHVPLEMLGRVASLDFFISIAFMPLSIALTGLLSRHIAAASLFIAAGLVPLATTILLAVLGQLRTPRTTPVAAGEE
- a CDS encoding ABC-F family ATP-binding cassette domain-containing protein, which produces MPTTEPLRSCAWIGTPQGPAAHIRAESLHLTLGDRPLLSGTDVTVSTGSRLAIVGDNGRGKTTLLHILAGILKPDSGVVTRVGSLVLVKQDMATEGDRTVGDLIAEATAPSRAALQALDVATAALAAGDDAADAYSAALEAATRLDAWDADRRVDIALAGLNACSDRDRVLSTLSVGQRYRVRLAVALGSTPDLLLLDEPTNHLDAAGLSFLTERLQDHPGGLALVSHDRALLRDVATSFLDLDPTRDGLPRTYAGGYEGWIEGRQRERAAWEQDHAAQVARHQELTRAAADARSRLSQGGWRPDKGTGKHQRATRAAGVVQAFNRRIVDLERHQIDVPEPPLRLAWPTSSARTGQNIVNASMLTVTDQLATPVSVDISGGDRLVVTGPNGAGKSTLLGLLGRRLAPSTGQLRVNPRARVALLSQEVPDWDDALPAHVVYETYLATQGRRSQAPSLGSLGLLEPAATRTPVGHLSQGQQRRLHLAMCLAVDPDLLLLDEPTNHLSSSLVDDITTELLRTSCATIVATHDRQMLDDLTDWPHLSLAPKDLP